In the genome of Spirochaetia bacterium, one region contains:
- the obgE gene encoding GTPase ObgE yields MFGFSDETYLDVASGNGGNGCVSFRREKFAAKGGPDGGNGGKGGDVVFVIRQNLRTLAHLKIVRTFHAQNGHNGSSQRCYGADGDDIEIPVPPGTVIKDAQTGEIIKDLSGERRWVFLKGGRGGQGNWHFRTARRQAPRFAQPGEKGTQMRVGVELLVIADIGFVGFPNAGKSSLLNVLTNARSKVAGYPFTTKIPQLGMMRYGDRDLVLADIPGIIEGASTGHGMGFKFLRHISRTSGLAFLIDLSDDRYLDAYDVLKKELAAFSKELATKPDIIVATHLDEEGASEHLALLREKYPDRTILGICVYLDQGIEEIKQAFIRLVSQEEGKTLEKLQETAPGGFTAQLDTSAEYPEPDYKD; encoded by the coding sequence ATGTTTGGATTTTCAGACGAGACCTATTTGGACGTTGCCTCCGGGAACGGTGGCAACGGCTGTGTTTCCTTCAGGCGAGAAAAATTCGCCGCTAAAGGAGGCCCTGACGGCGGAAACGGCGGCAAGGGCGGAGATGTGGTCTTTGTCATAAGGCAGAACCTCAGGACATTGGCACATCTGAAGATAGTCAGGACGTTCCATGCCCAGAACGGCCATAATGGCTCAAGCCAGCGGTGCTATGGCGCCGATGGTGACGACATAGAGATTCCTGTTCCTCCTGGTACAGTGATCAAGGATGCCCAGACCGGTGAGATCATCAAGGATCTCAGCGGAGAGCGACGGTGGGTATTCCTCAAAGGCGGCCGGGGAGGCCAGGGCAACTGGCATTTCCGTACAGCCAGACGACAGGCACCTCGTTTTGCACAACCGGGCGAAAAAGGAACCCAGATGCGGGTCGGTGTGGAACTGCTGGTCATTGCAGACATCGGATTCGTAGGTTTTCCCAATGCAGGCAAATCTTCCTTGCTCAATGTCCTGACCAATGCCCGTAGCAAAGTTGCCGGATATCCTTTCACGACAAAGATACCTCAGCTTGGTATGATGCGTTACGGTGACAGGGATTTGGTATTGGCAGATATTCCAGGAATTATCGAAGGAGCCAGCACTGGACATGGCATGGGATTCAAGTTCCTTCGCCATATCAGCAGGACTTCTGGGCTTGCGTTCTTGATTGATCTTTCTGATGACCGTTATCTGGATGCCTATGATGTATTGAAGAAAGAGCTTGCTGCTTTCAGCAAGGAACTTGCTACAAAACCTGATATCATTGTTGCAACGCATCTTGATGAGGAAGGCGCATCGGAGCATCTGGCTCTGCTACGGGAAAAATATCCTGATAGAACCATACTTGGCATCTGTGTATATCTGGACCAGGGAATCGAAGAAATCAAGCAGGCATTCATCCGGCTTGTCAGCCAAGAGGAAGGAAAGACGCTTGAAAAACTTCAGGAAACAGCTCCCGGAGGTTTTACGGCACAGCTCGATACCTCGGCTGAATATC
- the rpmA gene encoding 50S ribosomal protein L27, whose protein sequence is MAHKKGGGSSKNGRDSNSQRLGVKRFGGQVVSAGEILVRQHGTKIHPGQNVGCGNDYTLFAKAGGTVSYTRRKDRKYANIIPAEGVVKVCPATNRKYIAPAEAAE, encoded by the coding sequence ATGGCACATAAGAAAGGCGGCGGCTCCTCCAAGAACGGACGCGATTCGAATTCACAGAGACTTGGCGTAAAGCGCTTCGGCGGCCAGGTCGTATCTGCTGGTGAGATTCTTGTTCGCCAGCATGGCACAAAAATCCACCCCGGACAGAATGTCGGTTGTGGTAATGACTATACCTTGTTTGCAAAAGCCGGCGGCACTGTTTCCTATACACGGAGAAAAGACCGCAAATATGCCAATATCATTCCTGCAGAAGGTGTGGTAAAGGTATGTCCTGCTACGAACCGGAAGTATATTGCTCCGGCGGAAGCTGCAGAATAA
- the rplU gene encoding 50S ribosomal protein L21 encodes MYALVEILGKQYKVVEGDTIQVDLLNQENGAKLEYDSVLAIVDENGATFGAPYVSGAKVLATVADELVKGDKIKVYKFHRRKGYRRTQGHRQKYSLIKIDQIAK; translated from the coding sequence ATGTACGCACTTGTTGAAATTTTAGGAAAGCAGTACAAAGTCGTTGAGGGCGATACCATTCAGGTTGATTTGCTCAATCAGGAAAATGGTGCAAAGCTTGAGTACGATTCCGTTCTTGCCATTGTTGATGAGAACGGCGCTACGTTTGGCGCTCCTTATGTTTCCGGCGCAAAGGTCCTTGCGACTGTTGCAGACGAACTGGTGAAGGGCGACAAGATCAAGGTCTACAAGTTCCATCGAAGGAAAGGCTATCGAAGGACCCAGGGCCATCGTCAGAAATATAGCCTCATCAAGATCGATCAGATAGCAAAGTAA
- a CDS encoding TetR/AcrR family transcriptional regulator, whose protein sequence is MELTDNQRQLLLAFMEESSAKGMDKVSFSDLAKKTGKSKSTIFAHFSSKEDLVDKLYAYGKSLTDKDNLKITFSGPARTVIDKAVDYWHRVYAQQPRCFFHRIVEMQKFTDKRALAISKSLDAMVYSQTFVVMEALSDTERLEIDELDLATETFASTILTYLNAELLDDHAEDMAWKEERFITRFCRQYEPHTKKTNRQ, encoded by the coding sequence ATGGAACTCACTGACAACCAGAGACAGTTGCTTCTGGCCTTCATGGAAGAAAGCAGCGCAAAAGGCATGGACAAGGTATCCTTTTCAGACCTGGCAAAGAAAACAGGGAAAAGTAAGAGTACTATCTTTGCACATTTCAGCAGCAAGGAAGATTTGGTAGACAAGCTCTATGCCTACGGCAAGAGCCTGACAGATAAAGACAATCTCAAGATAACTTTCAGTGGCCCTGCCCGGACAGTCATTGACAAGGCCGTGGACTACTGGCATAGGGTCTATGCCCAACAACCCCGTTGCTTTTTCCACAGGATAGTCGAAATGCAAAAATTTACGGACAAGCGTGCACTTGCCATTTCAAAATCCCTTGATGCAATGGTCTATTCACAGACCTTTGTCGTCATGGAAGCATTATCCGATACAGAAAGACTTGAAATCGATGAGCTGGACCTTGCAACTGAAACATTCGCAAGTACAATCCTTACCTACCTCAATGCAGAACTCCTGGATGATCATGCCGAAGACATGGCATGGAAAGAAGAACGTTTCATCACCCGGTTCTGCAGGCAGTATGAGCCTCATACAAAAAAAACAAACCGACAGTAG